The sequence GTAGAAAAACTTCAAAATTAGTAGTGGTCAATGTCTAAATCAATGATATATTTAATTGGAGtaactttatttgtttttagtGTGCATAGAAATCTCTCTTGTAatcaaattattaatgaaaaggTCAATTAGTTATCTTACTGCGGTTTCAAATACACTTGATATGattactaatttttaaattaagctCTTATTTGTATTAATTGAAACAGAGATGGAAGATGGAAGCCGTCAGAAACTTGGATGTGATGGTTTATACAAAGATCTTTCTCAAGTTCCCTAACAAGTTCTGGCCTTGTGAACCTGAAAAGGAGTTCTTCATCTATGCTCACGAGCGAAGAGGCTACTATACGTTCTGGCAGGTTTGCACAATTTGTTATCAAAATCTTGTATCTTTTTAATGCATGTTGCTGCATTCTTTTTGTTCATTACTTGCAATGACAACTTCAAGTACTCTTACATTGATTGAGGGCTACTTTGCTACAAACTGACTGCCTTAAAATTACTACAAGGGGCTCAGTTAGTAGGGTGACTTTGCTTCAAGCATCTTTTCTTATTATAGCCTATTATTTCCATATATTTAATCACCATTTGGAATCTGGACCTTGATGTCAAGCTCATTCTATGTATATTTCCTAATAAGACAAGACCATGTGTGACAGCCGTAATTTGTCTGTATAACAAATGGATTAACGCAGGAAATTGATGATCTGAACTGTGCTTTAGCTAATATAATATGCAATTTTGTCATTACTTGTGATGGTGTGACCCACATTAGGTACTTTAACATTTTATTAACATCAAGTAATCCTGGATCTGTACGTGCGGGGCACGTGCATCTTAATGAATCTGGAGAAATTTGCAGACACTTGTTTAATCTACTACCAGGCACTTTGACTTTGCTATCACAGAATCCCATTGTATCAGGGTCATCAGAAGTACATTCCTCAGTATTTCTAATATATAGTATAATGTGTTTGCATTAGCTTTGCAGTTCCACAATTACTTTTCTGTGGCGTAATCCTTACTGTTGATGGAGTAGCTCAAATTATCTAAATGTGTTCATCTGTAAGATTAGATTCAGTTACCTCATAGGTTCTTGATGAGTTTAAAAATGATGTCGGTCCTTCTGATGCACTATGTTGTTCCTGAGCACTACTTCCTTGTGTGAACATCAGTATAGTGCTTAACTTGTGTTTATCTATTGATTAGACACGAAGAAATTTCTTCGTTATACAATTGTACACTCATCTGAGCATAATTTTGGCTTCTGCgtacatacacataacataaaAATGCTACTCTTTTTACGAATGCCTCATGTTGGAGCTGCCAATAAAACTTGACCACCAACTATTTATCTTAAGATATCTCATCGAGAGGATACAACATTACGCTTGCATCAACTTCAGATTTCTGTTTTTTCATTTGAAACCTTTTCAACTAGCTTTATATGGAGGACCTTTTCATTTGTGCAATTTATTATGGCTGCTGAATGCATCATCTAGTCATCATTATGTGCTCAAGAACTGCTCCTATCTTTTTGCTAATATTGATCTGTTTTCATGTCATCAGCACATGGAAAACGCTTATCCGGGATCCAATATGCTGGTGGTAACCCTGACAAATGGTGAGTCAAAACGTGTGGAAGCTCAATCTGATCAAGACACATTAAGAGAAGCAATGGAAGTGTTAAGAAACATGTTTGGGCCTGACATTCCTGATGCCACCGACATATTAGTCCCACGTTGGTGGAATAACCGGTTCCAGCGTGGTAGCTACAGTAATTACCCCATATATGCAAATCATCAACTCGTCCATGATATTAAGGTTAGCagtcttcttcttttctcaCTCGGCAATAGTAATTTTACAGCGTCCAATCTAAACgaatttacataatttttgaataattgaTTAGAATAGGACTACTACATAGAAAGACTGCCAACTCTTATATTCAGAGACTGTGTTATATAGCGAAACAACGTTTGATTGAATTGAGCCATCAAATTTTTGGGAACACCTGTATATAAGATGATTTTCGAACTTTCCTCCAAGTATTGGAACCACAATGATATTGGAAATAGCTTCCTCAAACTTCTGATTTAGCCAGTGTAATGGGGAACGAACTACTTCTTTAATGCTCTTGTTGCAAtgactttctttctttcatcaGGAACCAGTGGGGCGGATATTTTTCACAGGAGAACACACAAGTGAAAAATTTAGTGGCTATGTCCATGGAGGTTACCTTTCAGGTTAGttcaatgataaaaaaaattctataggCAACTATCTATTGGACAAAAAACATGATTTCATATGTTACCTGGCATATGACTATTTTACGCAGGTATAGACACTAGCAATGCTTTACTTGAGAAAATGCGAAGGGATGATGGAAGGAAGAATGAGAGTCAAGCGTTTCTGTTAGAACCATTGCTAGCATTAACAGGCTCTTTGACACTGACACAAGCTGAGACTGTATCAAGTCTCCACAAATGTGATATTCCGCGACAACTCTTCCTTAGTAACAGCAAATTGGGACTTCCAGAGGCTATCTTATGAGACTAAATGAACCTCTGCTGGATAAAATTTACGCTGACAGATGTTGCTATCCATCCAACCACGGATAAACTCGATTTGCTGGAGGTCTGACAAAAAGACGGTACGAGTCCTTTGTTCTATTAACAGAAAAAAGGAGCAAAGAAACTTGAGAGAAGGATATAGGGTAGTTTCCAGGATATTTATTCTGAAATTCTTCATTGCAGATACATACAATTGTTATTAGGAGTAAAGTCATAGAGAGGTATGATGCAGTATTAATGATATTTAACACATGAAAATTAAGTAATAAGATGACTGACCATGTTTTCAATTGATTATAATTTCTAATGTAATCCTCAAGTTTGTATATGAAAACATAACTTTGGTTCTTTTGGTTGTGTCCaattatactccctccgtccatcTTTAGGCTTTACTCGTTCGTTATAATGTTTTAAGAAGTTAAACAATGTTTGTCCAgtttataaaatcaatgaataatttatcattttgtgtttattttacCGTTACTATTAAATAAgtactatttatttttcaatatttaaaatgacttatactccctctatttcaaaataagtgaattgtTGAGGCAATACACcccaaataaaaagaaagttaaGGACATAAATAAATGCCTTCCATTCTCCCCCATCGGACCAAACGAATCGGTCTTGGTGGGTGGGGGGTAAAGATTATCTTTTCGATTAGCCGAAGTTTTTTAGAAAGATAACTGACATCGAGATACACCTAGAGATTATAACAAGATATTAGTTCTTGACCAATAGTGAAGTACCTTTACCAACTACAACACAATTGACCTTCGAACACAACCCTTGTTAGTGCTCCATGTGACATCCCTATAATTAACCAAACAATCAAATTATCcttattattcaaataaaatcaatttgtgtGCTCAAAAAATCCTAATTTGAAAGTTGAAAGACTTCTCAATCGAGACTTATAATCACGGatgatgtaaaaaaaaataaaatgatttcacTCTCAAATAAAATAGTACGAGTTGTAAAAATGTAAGAGCTATATAGAACCGCCTTTGATCGGCCTTACATCACTCTTCACTTTTGACATTTGAGATATTCTcaaaatattcttgaaaatataattaattcaaagtataatcataaatatgGTAAATCAACTTCCTTGAAATTAtccctaaaaaataaaaatgaggggcaaaatggaaaaaaatttaataactttCTTGAACTTTGAATAGTTCACTTATTTTGAACTATAAAAAAAGACtcaatgatttatttattttaaaatgaaggaaatatttaataagaataatttgataaaattattccGATCGTTTACTACTTCTTAATCCGGTGGCCAATTATTATTGGAGTAGttgtttgaaaatgatttaCCACCAATATGACACTtttattataaacaaaaaatgtccatattattaaagaaaaaagtttttGTGTCTTACTACTTGTAAGTTGTAATTTGTGTATTGGTCGGTTCGGTTCGATcttatatattattgatttttggttaattaatatttgatttttaaatatgctaactcaataacaactcaagaAGATACTTCTCATCGGTTTTTGATAATTATCGCTTTGATTTTCGATTTACCGAATAAGAAAATGTTCgtaaattattatatgacttCTCACTTCTCTTAATGTTTTGTAATAGTGAAACAATAAAGATAATAAGAAATTGTATCTATAAGAGAATATATAATACAAAGGCTATAATTACATGTTATCGCCAAAACATAGTATAGAATTTATGATGTTAATCAATTACCGTCCTTTACAAACTTGCAAAAACTACAACCtataattacaaactaaaactaaaatcaaatagctACAATTGCAAATTTTTACTTTAGTCTTTTGGTTTTGAGTAAACAATAAAGACTAAAAAAGCGGTCTAGTGTGAAGTGAGTAGAgtattaataatttgatatagttaTGCTACCtagttatatattaaattattaatatttaatatttagaaaGGGTAAAGTGATAAATTATTATCCTCTTATTGGATTGTCAGTTTACCCTATATAAAAATTGGAACCGAATCAATAAACcaataacctttttttttaacaaacccattaaaaactcaataacccaattacattttTTCGGTTCGATTTTTTCACACCCCTAATCTTTTTAGTGAGTGAAAAGTCAATATATCATCAAAAATTGAGAAATGACTTATTTCtattatcatttaaaaattttgctCATTTATATGCAATTTTCATTTGAGAAAAGACTTATCAATGTCATTATTTATAACTGAAAAGAGTTTCATTTTCgcaaaagaaaatttgatatGTGATCAATTATGATTTGgtcatatcattaattaatcatttaaaaaaggaaaaaaagttcaaatatgtCATCAAACTTCGAGAAAATGCTCATTTATACCaccaattaaaatttttgacttATCTATGTCATTTGAGTTAacaaataatgatatgaatgaaCCTTTTCTCAAAcgaaaatgacataaatgagctgAACTTTTAACAAATCACATAAATAAATCTTTATCTAAGTTCGATaacatatttgagtctttttcctttttaattaagggaaaaaaagcaaatatacccctaaattatcgtaaatggtatgcagatatcCTCCTCATACTTTTGAGACATTGGTGCCCCTACCGTCCAAAAAGTAAAACATATATGTCCTTTACTTTAATGATAAACTAAATAAGGACACGTGACACAACTTTATTCGTCGATTcgataattaataaatatcaaatatataaattaaattatgacaCATTATATCcgttataataaaaaatatatgtataccaTTTACAATAACTCGagatatatttatccttttacTCACTTTTTAATTCTAATAAAAACTTTAGTTGTTGCAATAGTGACATTGATTGATAACCAGCTTacccatagaaaactaaataAGTAAAGTTAAGAGTCTCACGCGCCGCCGATTCAAACGCGTgtaacaaacaaacaaaactgTCGGTGTGTCTGTCTACCCTGTTGAGTGAATCTGCGATTCAAGCTCAAGAACCCCTTTACACTACAAAGGTAAGACTCACAGTCTTAGATCACATTGTATACTTTTTAATTTCATCAGTTCAAGTTGAAAGTAGTAGCAAATCTTGtgtttttgttcttctttgatttgatttggagaagaagaagagggtGTAGTGTTAATGAGCTTTAAATCTAATACCCATTTCAGAAAATAGTGTATATAATGATGGTCCAAGATCATTCATCTCCTAAACCCTCAAAACCCCTTTTTATGAAACACAAAGTTTCACACTATTCTGAGACGAAAAATCTTGATTTTTCCACATGGGTATCTGAGAACTCTGTTAAACTATTTGTGGTTTCGTTGTTGACTATTAGTGTGGCAGCCCTGTTCTACTTACGTACCTCTAGTGTACCCACCACAGTCCTATGCTTCCGAAATTCCCACCAAAGCCAGCCTCAGAAACCAAAGTTACCAAAACTTGATCTTGATTCAGTACAGCCAATTGTAGATAAGTCCTCTCCCTTTTCGTCGTTTCATTCGGAGCAATGGATTATTGTGTCTGTATCAGATTACCCATCTGGTCCACTACAGAGTCTTGTTAGGTTAAAGGGTTGGCAAGTTCTTGCAATAGGCAATTCGAGAACCCCGAAAGATTGGAACTTGAAAGGTGCTATATATCTTTCTCTGGAACAACAAGCGAGTTTGGGTTTTAGGGTAACAGATTTCCTTCCTTATGATTCTTATGTGAGGAAGAGTGTGGGGTATCTTTTTGCAATCCAACATGGTGCAAAGAGAATATTTGATGCTGATGATCGTGGGGAAGTGATTGGTGGGGATCTTGGGAAACATTTTGATTTGGAGTTGGATGGTGCCGCTGCTAAGCAGCAAAGGATTTTGCAATATAGTCTTGAGATTGATAATAAGACTGTTGTCAATCCTTATATACATTTTGGACAAAGGTCAGTTTGGCCTAGAGGATTGCCTCTGGAAAGTGTTGGTTTTGTAAATCATGAAGAGTTCTATACTGAAGTGTCTGGAGGACGACAGTACATACAACAGGGAATATCAAATGGGCTACCTGATGTTGATTCGGTTTTTTATTCTACAAGGAAGGTTGGATCAGAAGCActtgatattatatttgatgAACATGCCCCGAAAGTGGCATTGCCTCAAAGTCTAATGGTGCCAATCAATTCATTCAACACGTTGTTTCACTATAATGCATTTTGGTCATTGATGCTTCCAGTGTCAGTGAGCACCATGGCTTCTGATGTCTTAAGAGGTTACTGGGCACAACGGTTGTTGTGGGAAATCGGTGGATTTGTTGTGGTATATCCTCCTTCGGTACACAGAGATGACAAAGTTGAAGCATACCCCTTTTCAGAGGAAAAAGATTTGCATGTAAATGTGGGTCGCTTGATCAaatttttagtttcttggagatcTGAAAAACAAGGGCTGTATGAGAAAATCTTAGAATTGAGCCATACAATGGCACTTGAGGGGTTTTGGAGCGAGAATGATGTCAAATTTACAGCTGCATGGTTGCATGACTTGGCTGCTGTAGGGTATCAGCAGCCAAGACTTCTGGCAGTACAATTGGATCTGCAAAAGGCAACTGTTCAACGTGGAGATAAAAAGGAATTCGTCCCCCGAAAACTACCTTCTGTACATCTCGGGGTTGAGGAATCAGGTACGGTGAATTATGAAATCGGGAACTTGATAAGGTGGAGGAAGAATTTTGGCAATGTTGTGCTAATTATGTTTGTCACTGGGCCCGTGCAAC comes from Solanum pennellii chromosome 1, SPENNV200 and encodes:
- the LOC107002948 gene encoding probable glycosyltransferase STELLO1 — translated: MMVQDHSSPKPSKPLFMKHKVSHYSETKNLDFSTWVSENSVKLFVVSLLTISVAALFYLRTSSVPTTVLCFRNSHQSQPQKPKLPKLDLDSVQPIVDKSSPFSSFHSEQWIIVSVSDYPSGPLQSLVRLKGWQVLAIGNSRTPKDWNLKGAIYLSLEQQASLGFRVTDFLPYDSYVRKSVGYLFAIQHGAKRIFDADDRGEVIGGDLGKHFDLELDGAAAKQQRILQYSLEIDNKTVVNPYIHFGQRSVWPRGLPLESVGFVNHEEFYTEVSGGRQYIQQGISNGLPDVDSVFYSTRKVGSEALDIIFDEHAPKVALPQSLMVPINSFNTLFHYNAFWSLMLPVSVSTMASDVLRGYWAQRLLWEIGGFVVVYPPSVHRDDKVEAYPFSEEKDLHVNVGRLIKFLVSWRSEKQGLYEKILELSHTMALEGFWSENDVKFTAAWLHDLAAVGYQQPRLLAVQLDLQKATVQRGDKKEFVPRKLPSVHLGVEESGTVNYEIGNLIRWRKNFGNVVLIMFVTGPVQQTALEWRLLYGRVFKTVVILSTQADADLAVEQGQLDQVYKYLPRIFERFNSTDGFLFLQDNTILNYWNLLQADKSKLWIANKVPTSRNMINGKDSSWFLKQAELVKKVVSTMPVHLQVNYKESGPTDQSIALCGSEVFYVPRRFVQDFVDLVDLVGDLDIHQKIAVPMFFMAMDLPQNFDTLLNKMVYKTGASSTNSLKLYSAQVPAVHPLAVSTESEFIKLIRLMAAGDPLLMELV